Proteins encoded together in one Fimbriiglobus ruber window:
- the waaF gene encoding lipopolysaccharide heptosyltransferase II yields MRSIALFLPNWIGDVVMATPAIRAVRAHFRDARLLAVCKPYVADTLAGAPWFDETILFEKKGPPAQRFAAVAGRLRDAGADAAVLFPNSFRAALLARVGGCDTVVGFARYFRDTLLSRRLYPARDRLGRPKPTPVIDDYNRLVEQLGVPDPGYRMELFTTPADELAADGVWARFGLPRYREVVGLNPGGAFGAAKHWPTAAFADLARALVDRRGAGVVVLCGPTEREIAREIAATAGRPGVVALADVPLSLGLTKAVVRRLSLLVTTDSGPRHFAGAFDVPVVSLFGPTHIAWTETHFAKAVHLQKPVPCGPCQQRVCPLGHHRCMTELSAVEVFSAAERLLQTFKDESHQERRHAG; encoded by the coding sequence ATGCGGTCGATCGCGCTGTTTCTGCCGAACTGGATTGGTGATGTGGTGATGGCCACGCCCGCCATCCGGGCGGTCCGCGCGCACTTCCGGGACGCCCGCCTGCTCGCGGTGTGCAAGCCCTACGTGGCGGACACGCTGGCCGGCGCGCCCTGGTTCGACGAGACGATTCTTTTTGAGAAGAAGGGACCGCCCGCACAGCGATTCGCTGCCGTGGCCGGTCGCCTCCGCGATGCGGGTGCAGACGCCGCCGTTTTGTTCCCGAACTCATTCCGCGCCGCGCTGCTCGCCCGCGTCGGCGGGTGCGACACGGTCGTCGGCTTCGCCCGCTACTTCCGCGACACCCTGCTGAGTCGCCGGCTATATCCTGCTCGCGATCGACTCGGGCGACCCAAGCCGACACCGGTGATCGACGATTACAATCGACTCGTCGAACAGCTGGGCGTGCCCGACCCGGGATACCGGATGGAGCTGTTCACGACCCCGGCGGACGAACTCGCCGCCGACGGCGTTTGGGCGCGGTTCGGTCTGCCCCGTTACCGTGAGGTCGTCGGGCTGAATCCCGGCGGGGCGTTCGGGGCGGCCAAGCACTGGCCGACGGCGGCTTTCGCGGATCTCGCGCGGGCACTGGTCGACCGGCGCGGCGCGGGAGTCGTCGTCCTGTGCGGGCCGACCGAGCGCGAGATCGCCCGCGAGATCGCGGCGACCGCCGGCCGCCCCGGCGTGGTCGCGCTTGCCGATGTGCCGCTTTCGCTCGGGCTGACAAAAGCGGTCGTGCGGCGGTTGTCCCTGTTGGTGACCACCGACAGCGGCCCGCGGCACTTCGCGGGCGCGTTCGACGTGCCGGTGGTCAGTCTGTTCGGTCCGACGCACATTGCGTGGACCGAAACGCATTTCGCGAAGGCTGTCCACCTGCAGAAGCCGGTGCCGTGCGGCCCGTGCCAACAGCGCGTCTGCCCGCTCGGGCACCACCGCTGCATGACCGAACTCTCGGCGGTCGAGGTCTTCTCGGCGGCCGAGCGATTGCTCCAGACGTTCAAGGATGAATCTCACCAGGAGCGCCGCCATGCCGGTTAG